Proteins encoded in a region of the Streptomyces violaceoruber genome:
- a CDS encoding phytase: MHAFTRRLSGVVAATATLVFTAAAAVPPADASALAAPPEVLPRAETAALFDDDAGGNANADDPAIWRNSADPDASLVVATAKEGGLRVYDLDARQVQSVPAPEAPGADDAPGRFNNVDLVHGMSLGTGATDLAVVSDRGSDKLRVYRVDGDRPHAPLTDVTDPSAPWIFSGSQDEVNEESTAYGLATYTDSVTGRSYALVSQNATTHIALLELTATREGTVNYRKVRTLDLPATFTMPDGTKWSPCGEPGEGPQVEGMAVDPETGTLFAGQEDVGIWRLRADLRGRPVLQDKVREYGVPATYDEASDECVAGADPGFGGARVSADVEGLTLLEQEDGDGYLLTSSQGDDTFVAYDRERSDDYEYEGRFRVGAASEALDGSEECDGADVLAEPLGSRYPNGLLVVQDGHMAPEDGDREATGFKFVDLADVLEALDD; this comes from the coding sequence GTGCACGCGTTCACAAGACGCCTTTCCGGTGTCGTCGCGGCGACGGCGACCCTGGTGTTCACCGCCGCCGCGGCCGTGCCCCCGGCGGACGCCTCGGCACTCGCCGCGCCCCCCGAGGTCCTTCCCCGCGCCGAGACCGCCGCGCTGTTCGACGACGACGCCGGCGGCAACGCGAACGCCGACGACCCGGCGATCTGGCGCAACTCCGCCGACCCGGACGCCAGCCTCGTCGTCGCCACGGCGAAGGAGGGCGGCCTGCGGGTCTACGATCTCGACGCCCGGCAGGTCCAGTCGGTCCCCGCGCCCGAGGCGCCCGGAGCGGACGACGCCCCCGGCCGCTTCAACAACGTCGACCTGGTGCACGGCATGTCCCTGGGCACCGGAGCCACGGACCTGGCGGTCGTCAGCGACCGCGGCAGCGACAAGCTGCGCGTCTACCGCGTCGACGGGGACCGGCCGCACGCCCCGCTCACCGATGTCACCGACCCCTCCGCGCCGTGGATCTTCTCCGGCTCCCAGGATGAGGTCAACGAGGAGAGCACCGCCTACGGCCTGGCCACGTACACCGACTCCGTGACCGGCAGGTCCTACGCGCTCGTCAGCCAGAACGCGACCACCCACATCGCGCTGCTGGAGCTGACCGCGACGCGTGAGGGCACGGTGAACTACCGGAAGGTCCGCACGCTGGACCTGCCGGCCACGTTCACCATGCCCGACGGCACGAAGTGGTCCCCCTGCGGGGAACCCGGCGAAGGCCCGCAGGTCGAGGGCATGGCCGTCGACCCGGAGACGGGCACACTCTTCGCCGGGCAGGAGGATGTGGGCATCTGGCGCCTGCGGGCCGACCTCAGGGGCCGTCCGGTCCTCCAGGACAAGGTCCGTGAGTACGGCGTGCCGGCCACCTACGACGAGGCCTCCGACGAGTGCGTGGCCGGCGCCGACCCCGGCTTCGGGGGTGCGCGGGTGTCGGCGGACGTCGAGGGCCTGACCCTGCTCGAGCAGGAGGACGGGGACGGCTACCTGCTCACCTCCAGCCAGGGCGACGACACCTTCGTCGCCTACGACCGCGAACGGTCCGACGACTACGAGTACGAGGGCCGCTTCCGGGTCGGTGCCGCGTCCGAGGCGCTGGACGGATCCGAGGAGTGCGACGGCGCGGACGTCCTCGCCGAGCCTCTCGGCAGCAGGTACCCGAACGGCCTGCTCGTCGTCCAGGACGGTCACATGGCGCCGGAGGACGGCGACCGGGAGGCAACGGGCTTCAAGTTCGTCGACCTCGCCGACGTCCTGGAGGCGCTCGACGACTGA
- a CDS encoding MarR family winged helix-turn-helix transcriptional regulator translates to MSQKGAGIDLDKSLGYLLKEASSALRAAMEEVLRPLGMSVTHYSCLELLAQRPGLSNSELARGAFVTRQSMNVLLQALERDGYVTRPAEAPVGKALPARLTPRGRRSLEKATVAVRSVELRMLAGMTESEQSGAFRILQSMIRSLRDDEGV, encoded by the coding sequence ATGAGTCAAAAGGGCGCCGGCATCGACCTGGACAAATCACTGGGCTACCTGCTCAAAGAGGCTTCGAGCGCCCTGCGCGCAGCCATGGAGGAAGTACTGCGGCCACTCGGGATGAGCGTGACGCACTACTCCTGCCTCGAACTGCTGGCGCAACGGCCGGGCCTGTCGAACTCCGAGCTCGCGCGGGGGGCGTTCGTGACCCGCCAGTCGATGAACGTGCTGCTCCAGGCCCTGGAACGGGACGGCTACGTGACCAGGCCCGCGGAGGCGCCCGTCGGGAAGGCGCTTCCCGCGCGGCTCACTCCTCGCGGCCGGCGGAGCCTGGAGAAGGCGACCGTGGCGGTCCGTTCCGTCGAGCTCAGAATGCTGGCCGGTATGACCGAGAGCGAGCAGTCGGGCGCGTTCCGGATCCTGCAGAGCATGATCCGTTCCCTGCGCGACGACGAGGGCGTATAG